The region CATGCGTGAAATTTATGGTAAATTGTTTAAAAATGTTCCAAATTTACATTGCGAATTAGAAAGTCGCATAATAAAAGGAAATGTTGTAATTGATAAAGAACGTGTACAATTTGGAAATACTATTAAAGAAGCCATTGCCATCTATCATATAGAAAACAATAAAATTAAGAAAGTGTATTTTGTAAAATAAGGTTAGTAATTCTTAATAAATAACAAAACTAATGGGTTTTATCTTTTAAATAAAAAAATAGTCATACCGCGTTAACTTTGTCTATAAAACTTTGAAATTAGACTGCTCAATTTATTTTTTTATAACTTTGCAAAAAAAATAATAAGCATCAATTACTTGTAAAAACGTGTTTACATTTAGCCAGTATGTAAATCTTTTTAAGTTATTCTAAAAAAAGATAACACACTATTTTACGTCAAAAAAATCATGTATTATAATTTAGAATTCCAAGAGTACAAATCACTAATTACTCATATTATTATAATAAATGGTGTTTAGTATGTACTACTAAATAGCTATGATTTCTTAATGTATTGATATGCTTAAAAGCATAACATGACAAAACCTTCAAATCGTTTAAAAACTTCAAAGAAAACCCACAAAGCCATTCAAGTATTTTCCAAATTTGCAATCATGTGTGTACTAACCCTATTTACAATCATGATTGTTTTAGAAAAATACAAAACACATGCTTTGGAATCGGGTATTATTATAGCACTAATTATAATAACCATGTGGTTAGGTTACAAATATTTAGATGTTCATCTTAACGAATACACTTATGAAGAATTTCTTGTCGTTATTTGGGTGCCTATAGGTGCTGTTTTATGTTATTTTTTAAATATTTATGGCGCATTGGGCGGTGTTTTATCTACTGCTTTAACAGGAACAGTGGCTTCATTTCTACCAGTACTCAATACCAAATCTGAGTATTTAAAGAAATTACCTCCAGCAATTTATTGTGGATCTTTTATTGGTATGTCTAGTGTAGAAATAGCACCTTCTATAAGTTTTGTTATTGTAGCAGGAATTTTATCGGGTGTGTTCTTACTTGTATCCAAAAGCATTTTCTTAGGTATTGGAGGCAAATTAGGTATGGTTGCCTTTGGAGGAGTACTTATGGTTTCTTTTGTGTATTGGTGTTATATATGGCTGGGATTATGAACACATTTATAATAATTATTACCGGAATTTTGGGAGCGACCTCAACATTTTATGTTAATGAACATTTAAAACAAGGCGCAGTAAGAGCATCTGCATTATTATCATTATGTGTTAGCTTATTTTTTTATTGTTTACCAGACCTTTTAAATTCCTATTTAACCCAAAACATACCTACCGCATTTATAGGAGCATCCTTTGTAGGTATGGTATCATCTAAAGCCATTTCTCATTACAAATGGTTAATTTTAGCTGGAATTATTTTTAGTATAATATATATTAATAAAAGCACCTTCTTTAAAGGTTATGGCGGCGCGTTAGGTACAACAGCTTTTATTGCTTTATTAGCAACAATGGCTATTCCTGTAGTCTTTTCAAGAAAGAAAAAAATTACAAATGGTATTTTAATCTTTAGAAAATGGCTATTTAGAGACAAAGACGAATAACCCTATACTTAATTTATAAAAAATATGGTATGGTTTATGTTTAAATTCAAACATGAAACAACTTATAATCATACTTTTAACCTGTATTACAGTAGCATCGTGTAAACAAGCGCGACAAATTACAGATGCTATAACTAAACCTTCGGCTAAATCTGTTTTTGAACGTGATTTAAAAGATGATAGTATTGTTAAACACTATGAAAAGCATTATTCAGCGGCAAAGAATAATGGTTTAATTCTTCAAATTCCTGCTTTAATACAATCTAAAGCAGACACTCCGCTATTAAAAATTTTAGCTTACACCATAGATTTACAACAAGGTGAACGTTTAAAAATAGAATGTAATTTACCTACAGACAGCTTACAATTAGTTATGGATTTATATTCGTTTACAAACGATTCTACAATCTCTAAAAAACCAATCGCATCTAACACTACAGCTTCTAACATTATATCTTATAACGTTACTAATACAGGTACTTATAAAATTGTAGTATTTCCGAATACCAAAAATCAAACTCACTTTAATTTAAAACTATATACAGAGCCTACATTAATTTTTCCTGTAAGTGGTAAAGGCAATACATCTATACAAAGTTTTTGGGGAGCAACAAGAAGTGGTGGTAAGCGTACTCATGAAGGCATTGATATTTTTGCTGCTCGAGGCACTCCTGTGATAGCTGCAACCGATGGTTTTATTTCTAATACTGGCAATCGAGGTTTAGGCGGTAAGCAAGTATGGTTACGAGATGGTCTTTTTGGGTCTTCGTTATATTATGCCCATTTAGATAGTATAGCTGTAACTCGAGGACGCCAAGTTCAGACAGGAGACACACTCGGTTTTGTGGGAAATACCGGAAATGCAATAACAACAAGTCCGCATCTACACTTTGGTATTTACACAAGTAAAGGCGCTATAAACCCACTGCCATTTGTAAAACAAACCGTTCTTCCTGAATTTAAAACAGATTTATTACTTAGTACTAGTGAAACCCGATTATCAAAAAATGAACTTAGGGTATCTCCAAATGTAAAAGCAGAAAAAATTAGAGATATAAAAGCAAAAACTGCTGTGCAGATTTTAGGAAAAACACAGTCATGGTTTCACCTTATCGTAAATGATTCTTTGGAAGGATTTATGCATGAATCATTAATTATACAATAAATATTACCTCTTTGGTAATTAAAAATTTAGATTTATTTTTATTAAAATATAAATGCGGTGTAATGATATAAAAAAGTACTAAATCATTTATTGTTACAATGTTCTAAAACCTTCATCTAAAAAATAAATGTTTAATTAGGTGATAGTACGTAATCTAAACCTCTTAAAGAGTTACATTTCCAATATCTAAATGCTTTATAAATACTGTATATACTATTAATTTAGGCTTTAACAGCTCTAATTATAGTTTGATTAGGAGACACATACAGTTCCCATTTTGCACCATTATATTCTAGCAAACCTTTATTATTTGCTACGTATATGTTTTTATTTTTGGCTTGTGAAATGGCCCAATTTTGGTTATCTGCGCCATAATCTATAGGCGAATAAATTTGTATTGGCGGATATTCTTGTGCATAATAGTTTGCTTTTACACTAAAAAGTATAAGAAAAACTATATGTTTAAGTAATTTCAATGGTAACGAGTTAGTTGTTTAGAACTAATATAGTGAAATCAGTAACAACTGGCAATAAGATTAGCTACGTCATTCGCACAAAAAACCTTTATATTCCAGAAATTAATAGGTTTCGTTTTACTTTAAACTTAATTTTTGTTAAAGTTTAAATACAATAAGAGGCACCATTTTTAAAATAGATGCCCCTTAATTAATCAAACAACAAAATTTAATATCCTGGATTCTGGATAAAGTTTTCATTTTTATTCATCTCATCCTGAGGTATTGGTAATAGGTATCTAAATTTTTCAAAATTAGACTGAGGTTCTAATCCGTTAATCCCAAATACTTCACTACCCAGATCTCTACGCACAATATCGTACCATCTTTTCCATTCAAAAGCAAATTCAATACGTCTTTCTTCTAGAATTAGAGTTCTTAATTCGGCAGTAGAAATTCCCGTTTGTATATTTTCTGGAAAATCAGAGGACACATAAGTTCCTAAATCGCCTCCATAAAAATCAATTACACCACCTTGTCTGGCACGGTTTCTAATTTGATTAACATATGTTTCTGCTTCGGTTGTAAATCCTAATTCGTTTGCGGCTTCGGCTGCAATTAATATAACCTCGGCATATCTAAACGCTACGTAATCAAAATCAGATCGCCATCCCGCAGTCGTTCTTCCTTCGCCAGGAAATCTTGTATATTTAGCTATATGTGGTCTAGGAATTTCAAAATCTGTATATGCTCTAACAATTCCTGTTTCATCATCTAAAATTAAAGCATCTGTCATACTTACTTTTAGGCGGTAATCGTTAGCATTCCAAGTATTATATACATTAAGATGTGGTACAAGCATACTCCAACCTCCTAATGGAGATTCGCCGCCTTCTACGCCATTAAACGGACCAATTTTATTATCGTTCTCATAGGTAGTTGGATTTGGATTTTGCCCCGTTTGATTACTTGTAAAATCTACCAAAAAAATATTTTCTGTAGATCCCCATTGTTCACTATTTCTAAATAAATCTTGAAAATCGACTTCTAAAGCATAATTCAATTCGCCAGCATTATCTATTACCCACTTAGATTGATTGTAAGCATTTTGCCACTCCCCTAATGTTAGATAAATTGAAGCTAAATAAGAAGCTGCTGTGCCTTTAGATGGACGTGATCTTACATTATCTCTAGGCGCCATATTTAAATTTTCGAATGCAAAAGTCATATCTTCAATAATATAAGAATATACTTCTTCTGCAGATGACAATTGAATACTTAATGGATCTACAATATCTGGACTATCTATATACGGTATATTCCCATAAAGTCTAACCAAATGGTAATATAAAAAAGCTCTAACAAATCTAGCCTCGGCTTCTGCTGCTAATGTTTCTGCAGTGACCTCTTCATTTAACAAACCTATCCCTTGTATTGCGGTATTTGCAGTCGAGATGGTTTGGTAAGATGAAGCCCACAAATCTGATACATAAGAATTAGTAGGAGTTACTAAAAAGCGACTAAACTCGGTGTAATCACTAAATTCATATCCATTATCTACCATATCACTCATTAGCTGTAAAGGCACTGTAAGCCCTGCACCATAATAACTAGAAGATGCCATAAGCCCGTAGGTACCATCTATCATAGGATATACGTCATCTATAGTGTTAAAAAATCCTTCCGGTGTTAAAGTACCCACAGGGTTTTCGTCTAAGTCTGCACAACTTACTGTAGAAAAGAACAGACTTAATGCAACCATTTTTAATATATTTTTCATAATTATATTTTTGAGAATTGTGAACTATTAAAATCCAATATTTAGTCCAACGGTATACGATTTTACATTTGGATAACTACCATAATCTAATCCTAAATTACTGCTTGAATTACTATAAGACACTTCCGGATCTACACCTTTGTAATTAGTAAATGTGAATAAATTCTGACCACTTATATAAAATCGTGCTGAAGACACCTGTAGTTTAGACAATAGTAATTCTGGCAAATTATAACCTAGAGAAATATTTTTTATTCTTACATAGCTTGCATTATCAATCCATCTGTTAGATGTAACATAACTCCTACTCACTCTAGCTTGAGGTACATTTGTGTCTGTATTATCCGGCGTCCAACGGTTTAGTGCAGCGGTAGTCACATTTGTTCTTCCATTTAATGCACCCAACTCCATAAGCGTGTAATTTAAAATTTCTCCACCTTGAGATCCTTGTACAAAAACATTTAGATTTATATTTTTATAACTAAAATCGTTATTCCATCCCCAATTAAAATCTGGATGAGGATCGCCTATTATAGCTCGGTCATCGTCTGTTAGTGCGCCATCGCCATTTAAATCTCTAAACTTCTCGCCTCCTACAGCTTCACCACCAACAAGAACTTCGCTTTCAGACTGTACTACACCATCGTAAATGTATCCCCAAAATTCACCAACAGATTCACCTTCTCTTAATATTTGTGAAGTTCCGCCACCTGAAAGAGGATTAGAAGAATAGTAAATATCATTGCCTTCGGTATCATTTTCAACAAGCTTTATAATTTCGTTTTTATTAAATGAGATATTAGCAAATGTGCTCCATTTAAATGCACCTTGAAAGATGTTAGCATGCGCTGCAAACTCAAAACCTTTATTTTCTACCGTTCCAATGTTTTGAAGTTGAGTTTGAAATCCGGTATAATTTGGTGTAGGCACATTAAATAACAAATCTGTTGTTTGCATCATATAATAGTCTGCTGTAAGACCGAATCTATTTCTTAAAATTTCGAGATCTACTCCAATATTTGTTTGCGCTGTGGTTTCCCAAGTTAAATCGTTATTAGATTGTGTAGACGGACGAATAGCATTTACTGCATTACCTTGTACAGTAGTAAATACATCTGTAAATGATGCTAAAGATTGATACGGACTTATGGCCTGATTCCCAACTTCACCATAACTTAATCTTAATTTAAGCATACTAATAAGATGAGAATCTGCTAAGAAATTTTCTTCTGAAATTTTCCAACCAAATGCTGCTGATGGAAAAAATCCGTATTTATTATTTTTTGCGAATACAGAAGACCCTTCTCTACGCCCAGTAAATGTGAATAAATATTTATTGTTTAATGTATAGTTAACACGACCAAAAGATGCTTCGAAAGTTGTTTCAGACCATTCAGAATCTACAGCAGATGCATTAGCACCAGCACCTAAATTCCAATAGGAAAATGAATCTGAAATAAATCCTGAAGCTAAAGCACTAGTGTCTTCAGAATTATCGTTTTGATAAGAATACCCTAACATAACAGCCACATCGTGAACTTTTGCAAACACCTTAGCGTAGTTTAAATAATTTTCACTTATTAAACTTGTACTTTTATTAGTAGTAAGAGTAGCTTCCCCACCAACACTATTACCTCGATCTAAAGTAGTTGGATAATACTGTCCTATTCTTGAATCATTTACACTAACACCTAAAGTAGATTTTAATTTTAAGTCTTTTAAAATATCAATCTCTGCATATACATTTCCTTGAAATAAATCTGATTTTTTTTCATTCTGATATTCTGTAGCGAGCGCATAAGGATTATCTATAGGGTAGCCTATAACACTTAATGCATAATCTCCATTTGCAGTTGTTATACTTTGTGTAGGAGAAAATTTATATGCTCCAGAAATTACACCTGTTTGTGCTGCATCTCCGCCTTCTTGACTTTTAACGCCATTACTATTTGTACGTCGTACAAAAATGCTAGTCCCTACCTTTACAGCCCGAGACGCTTGCAAGTCTAAATTTGTGGTTAAAGAATACCGATTAAAATCTGAATCTTCTACAACACCTTCTTGATCAAATACTGCTCCAGACACGTAGTAACTTAATTTTTCTGAACCTCCAGAAACAGAAAGCTGATAATTTTGAACCGCACCAGTTCTGTAGATTTCGTCTTGCCAATCTGTACCAGTACCTGTTAACTCTGGTACAAAGTCTGGATCTATTTCCTGAATATAATCTGTAAATTGATCGGCATTAAGAAGATCTAATCTATTTATTTCAGATTGAGATGAATATGATGTTGAAAAACTGAATTGAGCTTTCCCTTCTACACCCCGTTTTGTACTTACAAGTATTACACCATTAGCTCCTCTAGCTCCATATACCGCAGTAGACGAGGCATCTTTAAGCACTTCAATAGATTTAATATCTTCTGGAGGAGGCATAACACCGTCAATAAATCCGTCTACCACTATAAGCGGATTATTGCTTGCATTAATTGAAGTATTTCCACGTATCTGAATACTATAATCAGAACCTGGGGCTCCGTTTGTAGATTGTACGGTTACTCCTGCGGCTCTACCTTGTAGCGCCTGAGTAGCATCGGTTACTGGAAAAGCAACCAAATCATCTGAGCTCACTGAAGATACAGCTCCGGTTAAATCGCTCTTTTTTACGCTCCCATAACCAACCACAACAACTTCATCTAACCCTGCTGCATCAACATCCAAATTAATAGAGACATGAGACTGGCCTTCAAGAGGCAGTTCTTGTGTTGCATATCCTAAATAAGACACTACTAAAATAGCATGACTTGTAGAAACAGTTAGGGTAAAATTTCCGTCGTAATCTGTAGTCACTCCATTTGTAGTGCCCTTTTCAACTACATTTGCACCTGGTAGCGGAAAACCCGTTTCGTCATTTACTAAACCTTCTACTTTAAAGTTCTGTGTGACTTTTACTGTTTTTTGAGAGTTATTTAAATGCCCTATTAATACATCTTTACCTTTTATTTTATAGCTAAAATGTGCTTGTTGCCCCAAATCTGATAGCACAGCATCTATAGGTTGATTAGTGTAAACAGCATTAAAATGATTCTTATTTTTAGCAATAAAATCGCCATAAGTAATATTGAAATCAGTTATTTTTGATATTTTAGTTAAAATTTGTACAAGTGTAGCGCCTCGTTCATTAAGCGTAACATTTGTATTGGTTATGATTGTAGACATACCATAAGTTTGATAGCTGCTTATAAGACATATAAACAGAGCTAATAGGAATAATTTCCTAAATGAATGTTTCATTTAATTTAGTATTGGTTTTTTTATTTTTTTTTTAAATTCAATGCTTATTCTGAGGGGTTTGTGGCCGCAAACCTCTCTTTTTATATTAATCTTTTGTTATTTCAATCATGCTATTATGTTTAATTAGTTTTACTTCATTTATAAAATTTATTCTAGATATTAAATCATCTAAAGATTCATCTTTACGTATTCTTAAGGAATAGAAATACATCTGCTCTATGTTTTTATTAGTAATCACAAATGGGATCTTATAAACTTGCTCAAGAGCTTTAGCCAATTCTAGAATCTTAACTTGTTCTAGAACCACTTCTTCTTTCCACCACAATGTATTAAGTTCTGCATTTACGGCAGTTTTACTTAAAGTATTCGTGTTATTATTATAGGTAACTTTCTGGTTAGGTTTTACTAATACAGAATTGGTTTGAGACGAAACATTTACCAATCCTGTATTTACAATAACTTCTACAATAGAATCTAAAGTTGTAACATTAAAAGATGTCCCAAGCACTCTAGTAGAAACGGTTTGAGTTTTAATAACAAATGGCTGATCTGGATTTTTAGTAACGTTAAAGAAAGCTTGTCCTTTTAATTTTACAAAACGAATTGAATCGTTAAAAACCTTTGGATATTCCAAAGTACTATTAGCATTTAAAATAACCATAGTACCATCGGGTAATTGCACGCTCTCTTGAGTTCCTGAAGGTGTAGTTTTTATAATATTAGCAATTAAGTATTCTGATTTATTTGTACTAAACAGATCTGATTTCAACATAAAAAACAGACTAAAGCTAAGTAGAATAATAATTGAAGCTGCAATACCAATTCTCGAGAAACGCTTAGGCTGTTTCTTTTTCTCTATGTTCTGATGAATTCTATTTTTTAAGGCTAGATTGTATTTGAATTCTTTAGGCGAATCTCCCGTTTTATTCATAGCCTCAAAGAAGGCGTCAATAAGTTTAATATCTTCTTGAGATGCAATACCTGTTTCGTATTTTTTTAAAATACGTTTAAATTCCTTTTCTGTCATAGTATAATAATTAAGGATAAGCTCCCTTTACTATGAAGTACCAGAAAAATACTGTTCCCCTATTTATTTTCTACTTATTAAAGGTTTATTAACCTAGCTAACACTTAATTAACATTACACTAATGTTAAACCGGCTAATAAGATTTGAAACAGTACCATTTCGGAATTATACACCCCAGATTCCCTTAATATTCTTAAAGCTTTATTAATCTGATTATCAACTGTGCTTGTAGAGATATCTAATCGGTTAGCAATTTCCTTATAACTTAAATTTTCTTTAAAACGGAGTTTAAATATTAAAAGGCAACGCTCTGGAAGCACATCGTGAGCAAGTATGTCTATTTTTTGTACAAGTAGTAGTTTATTTTCTTCTATACTTTTAATAGCTTCAGACTCATCATTATTTAATGTCCCTTCTAATTTTTCGAGCATAATTTCTGTAAAAGGTGTACTACGTAATTTTTTTGCACATTGAAATTTAACAGCCTTATATAAATACGCTCTATAATGATCTATAGACAAATCGTCTAACCTTTTCCATAAATCCAAAAATACTTCTTGAATAATATCTTCTGCAGCTTCTCGAGATCTCAAGATATTATTTGCATATGCGAATAATTCATACCAATACATATTATAAGCATTATTATAATCTTGAGTCTTATTCATAATAAAAAGAATATTTGAGTAAACTAAAAACAAAATAAATGGTTTTAAGCCTAATTTAATTACTTAAACATATTACTATTGAGTTAAATATTTTTTCAAATGCGTTAAAAAAAGTTTTCAAAAATATCGAGATTACAGAAAATTTTTCCTACAAAAAAAGTAAGAATACAATTACAAGACAACAAAACCTTAAATTCATGTTAAAATACTTGTAATGATGTTAAAATAATTAATCTTAAACAATAGATTCTTTAACTTCAACAAAAAAAATTACGCTATGAAAAGTAAATATCCTGTTACTAGACGAGATTTTTTAAGACTCACAAGTACGGCAGCAGCTGGAGCTGTCATTCTTCCATTAGGAATGAGTTTTTCAGACTCAGCACCAGCACCAATGCTCAGACCTTTTGGCCGGATGAAAAATAAGGTCACAACATTAGGATTAGGAGGGCAAGCCTCTATACAATGGACGCCTGAAGATGTAGATCCTGTTTCTATAATAACGAAAGCTTTCGATTTAGGTATTAACTATTTCGACACCTCTAATGTTTATGACTTAAGCCAACTACATTATCACTCGGCGTTTGAAAAAATGAACTTAATTCCAGGAAAACCGAATTACGATAAAGAACTTAGAGAATCCATTACCATTACAAGTAAAACATTAATGCGATGGGGAAAACCAGGATGGGAAGAAGTTGAAAATGTAAGAAACAAATCTAATGGTGAAGATGTGCAAACTGCTGCAGATGATATTAGAAGAACCATGACTCAGCTTTTTGGTGATGGCAAAGGGAACTATCCAGAAGGTTCGTACGTAGATATTGTTTTAATTCATGCCTTAGAAGCTGTTGAAGAAAACGATATATTATATAAAGGTATTGAAACGCCAATTAAACCAGATGAAAACTTTGGAGCTTTAGTTGTTTTAAAAGATTTTAGAGATGGTACTAATTTTACAGGTACTAATCCTAAAAATGAAAAGTTATTAAAACATATTGGTTTTTCAGGTCATAAAAACCCTGAAGCCATGATTGATTTTATGCAACGTGATGAGTATGATTTACTTGATGCTTTATTAGTATCCATAAACTCTAACGATCATTTATATTTCAATATGCAACATAACGTTATTCCGCTTGCAAAAGCTAAAGGCATAGGTGTTATTGGTATGAAAGTTTTTGGTGCAGGAACCATGTATAAAGAAGTCCCAGGGTTTTCTAGAAGACCAGATCAAATCTACCGTAAGGTTGGTTCTCCAGAATTACCAAGTAACGAACTTATTGAATATGTATTAACCACACCTGGAGTAGATACGCTTATTATAGGAATTGGTCAAATAGATGATGATCCGTTAAAATGTCAATTAACACAAAATTATTACGGTGCGCAAGTAAAACCAGATGCTATGTCTCAAGAAAAACGACGTAGTATTGAAGCGAAAACAGCAAAAGCAGCTGGAGAACGCACAAATTTCTTTCAGTTAGACAATGTAGGTTTAACGCCTCCTAGAGACATAAAACAAGAAACTATAAACGGTAAAACAAAAATTACCTGGCAAACGGCTTACGCTGCTGCAGATGCTATTTCTCATTATGAAATTTTATTAGATGATACCGTAGTGGGTAAAGTAGAACATAGACCTCAAGTATTAAAGTCTAAACCGTTTACTTTTGTTACTCATGAAACAGGAAATTTTAAAGTTATTACTGTAGACAAAGCAGGACACAGAGCCTAATTTTTAACGTTTTAGGTATATTAATGCCTGATAAAAGACTAAAACTTATGTCTAAATTACCATTACTTATAAATTGGTTTAAAGACCATAAAGGTTCTGTTACGGCATTTTCTGGAGGTGTAGATTCGTCTTTAGTATTGTATGCTTCAAAGTTAGCATTAGGAGCTCAAGCTATTGGTTTAATTTCTAATTCTGAAAGTCTAAAAGCAAAAGATTTCGAAATCGCTACAAACTTTTGCCACACGCACGACATTACTCTAAGAGTGATTAAAACAGACGAATTAAACGACCCGAATTACACCGCTAATCCGGCAAATCGTTGTTTTTTCTGTAAAACGCACCTTTATGAAGCTATGGTAGATATTTTAAAAGCCGAATATCCAGATTATACCATTTTAAATGGAACCAATTTAGATGATTTAGGCGATTATCGTCCAGGTTTAGAAGCTGCAAAAAATCACGACATCCGTTCACCTTTAGCAGAATTAAATATTAATAAAAAAGAAGTGATAGCTATGGCTAGTGAATTAGGCTTAGAAACAGCTGCAAAACCACCAAGCCCATGCTTAAGTTCTAGAATTCCTTACGGAACGGCAGTAAATAGCACAAGACTAAAACAAATAGAGCAAGCTGAATATATTTTAAATCAATTCGGGTTTAACAACGTACGCGTAAGATATCTCGGAGAAGAGGCTTCTATAGAAGTTCCTGTTTCCGATTTATCTTCATTAGAGAGTCAGTTTGATGTTATTTCTAAAGAGATAAAAGCATTAGGGTTCTCTAAAGTACAAATAGACCAAGAGGGTTTTGTTTCAGGAAAATTAAATCGTGTATTAAATGGATAAAGCCTTTATTATAGATAAAGACAGGAAGCAACGTTTAGGCTTTGAAGAAGTGATTTATGGCGCTTCAAAAAGTACGGCATTGTTATCAGAATTATTAGAAGACTATTCTGAAAAAAATAAAAATGTATTAATTACTAAATTACAACAGGAGAAAGCAATAGTACTTTTAAACGTGTATCGTACCGCATTTTACGATGATGAATCAGGTATTTTTATGCTTTATCCAATAAATAAAATTGAAAACCACAACGCTAAAGTTGGTATTGTGTCTGCCGGAAGTTCGGATATTGGTGTGGCCAATGAAGCTTATTATACCTTAGAGTATATGGGTGTAAAATCGCACGTAATTCACGATGTTGGAGTCGCTGGTTTACATCGGTTGCTTTCAAAAATTGAACTATTAAAAACATTTGATATTTTAATTATTGTTGCTGGCTTTGAAGGTGCTCTACCAACAGTTGTTGGCGGACTCTTGCCTCAGCCCATAATTGCAGTACCAACCTCTGTAGGTTATGGCTCTGCTAAACATGGAGAAACGGCTTTACATGCCATGCTAACAAGTTGTGCAAACGGTA is a window of Formosa sediminum DNA encoding:
- a CDS encoding aldo/keto reductase; amino-acid sequence: MKSKYPVTRRDFLRLTSTAAAGAVILPLGMSFSDSAPAPMLRPFGRMKNKVTTLGLGGQASIQWTPEDVDPVSIITKAFDLGINYFDTSNVYDLSQLHYHSAFEKMNLIPGKPNYDKELRESITITSKTLMRWGKPGWEEVENVRNKSNGEDVQTAADDIRRTMTQLFGDGKGNYPEGSYVDIVLIHALEAVEENDILYKGIETPIKPDENFGALVVLKDFRDGTNFTGTNPKNEKLLKHIGFSGHKNPEAMIDFMQRDEYDLLDALLVSINSNDHLYFNMQHNVIPLAKAKGIGVIGMKVFGAGTMYKEVPGFSRRPDQIYRKVGSPELPSNELIEYVLTTPGVDTLIIGIGQIDDDPLKCQLTQNYYGAQVKPDAMSQEKRRSIEAKTAKAAGERTNFFQLDNVGLTPPRDIKQETINGKTKITWQTAYAAADAISHYEILLDDTVVGKVEHRPQVLKSKPFTFVTHETGNFKVITVDKAGHRA
- the larE gene encoding ATP-dependent sacrificial sulfur transferase LarE, giving the protein MSKLPLLINWFKDHKGSVTAFSGGVDSSLVLYASKLALGAQAIGLISNSESLKAKDFEIATNFCHTHDITLRVIKTDELNDPNYTANPANRCFFCKTHLYEAMVDILKAEYPDYTILNGTNLDDLGDYRPGLEAAKNHDIRSPLAELNINKKEVIAMASELGLETAAKPPSPCLSSRIPYGTAVNSTRLKQIEQAEYILNQFGFNNVRVRYLGEEASIEVPVSDLSSLESQFDVISKEIKALGFSKVQIDQEGFVSGKLNRVLNG
- the larB gene encoding nickel pincer cofactor biosynthesis protein LarB, which translates into the protein MDKAFIIDKDRKQRLGFEEVIYGASKSTALLSELLEDYSEKNKNVLITKLQQEKAIVLLNVYRTAFYDDESGIFMLYPINKIENHNAKVGIVSAGSSDIGVANEAYYTLEYMGVKSHVIHDVGVAGLHRLLSKIELLKTFDILIIVAGFEGALPTVVGGLLPQPIIAVPTSVGYGSAKHGETALHAMLTSCANGITVVNIDNGYGAAMSAFRMLKLVENQ